The Lycium ferocissimum isolate CSIRO_LF1 chromosome 10, AGI_CSIRO_Lferr_CH_V1, whole genome shotgun sequence genome window below encodes:
- the LOC132033505 gene encoding amino acid transporter AVT6A-like, whose protein sequence is MANNPPQLPQNYKKMTYSDRKHRRSPKTTPLLPQKDADSVHSDAGFNGASFSGAVFNLSTTIVGAGIMALPATLKQLGAIPGVIVIVLAAMLTEKSIEMLLRFTKASKAVSYSGLAGDAFGGFGRTLLQACIVINNLGTLVVYMIIIGDVLSGTSSDGVHYSGVMEEWFGQHWWNSRANLLLLTTLLVFAPLISFKRVDSLRYTSALSVALAVVFVVITAGIVIVKFINGSIGMPRLLPKLVDQASFWKLFTTVPVLVTAYICHHNIHPIENELRDGSQMKSIVRTSIVLCSTVYVATSFFGFLLFGDHTLDDVLANFDGELGIPYSSLLNDVVRVSYVLHLMLVFPIVFFSLRLNMDGLFFPYAIPIAYDNRRFFSVTAALICFIFLGANCVPSIWDAFQFTGATATVSVGFIFPAAIVLRDTHGIATKRDRLVSWVMILLAVSSSTVAICSDIYSIFNIGVEA, encoded by the exons atgGCAAATAACCCCCCACAACTTCcccaaaattacaaaaaaatgacTTACTCCGACCGGAAACACCGTCGGAGCCCTAAAACTACCCCTCTTTTACCTCAAAAAGATGCCGATTCCGTCCACTCCGATGCCGGATTTAACGGCGCTTCTTTCTCCGGCGCCGTTTTTAATCTCTCAACTACAATTGTCGGTGCAGGAATTATGGCACTTCCGGCTACACTTAAGCAACTTGGTGCAATTCCAggtgttattgttattgtaCTTGCTGCTATGTTGACGGAGAAGTCAATTGAGATGTTGTTGAGATTCACTAAAGCTTCTAAGGCGGTCTCTTATTCTGGACTTGCTGGTGATGCTTTTGGAGGGTTTGGGAGGACGTTGTTGCAAGCGTGTATTGTGATTAATAATCTAGGGACTCTTGTTGTTTACATGATCATCATTG GTGATGTTTTGTCCGGAACTTCATCAGATGGGGTGCATTATTCGGGTGTGATGGAAGAATGGTTTGGCCAACATTGGTGGAATTCACGCGCTAACTTGCTGCTTCTTACTACGCTCCTTGTTTTTGCTCCTCTTATTTCATTCAAACGCGTTG ATTCATTGAGATACACATCAGCCTTGTCAGTCGCTTTGGCTGTTGTATTTGTGGTGATCACAGCTGGAATAGTCATTGTTAAGTTCATTAATGGAAGCATCGGAATGCCTCGCTTGCTGCCTAAACTTGTTGATCAGGCGTCTTTCTGGAAGCTATTCACAACTGTTCCAGTACTTGTTACTGCCTATATTTGCCATCACAATA TACATCCTATAGAGAATGAGCTAAGAGATGGCAGCCAGATGAAGTCAATAGTCCGGACTTCAATTGTCTTATGCTCAACTGTATATGTAGCGACCAGCTTTTTTGGATTCCTTCTCTTTGGCGATCATACCTTGGATGATGTACTCGCCAACTTTGATGGTGAACTTGGGATTCCTTACAGCTCATTACTTAATGATGTGGTGCGAGTGAGCTACGTGCTACACTTGATGCTTGTTTTCCCAATTGTCTTCTTTTCCCTTCGCCTCAATATGGATGGCCTCTTTTTCCCATATGCAATTCCTATTGCCTATGATAATCGCAGATTCTTTTCAGTCACAGCAGCTCTTATCtgtttcatatttttgggagcaAATTGTGTGCCTAGCATCTGGGATGCCTTCCAGTTTACTGGTGCCACAGCTACTGTCTCTGTTGGTTTCATTTTCCCTGCTGCAATTGTCCTTAG GGATACACATGGGATTGCAACCAAGAGAGACAGGTTAGTGTCATGGGTCATGATACTATTAGCTGTTTCTTCAAGTACTGTGGCAATCTGCAGCGACATTTACAGTATTTTCAATATTGGAGTTGAAGCTTAG